The window cttaaaattataacattttcaaatacaaattcaaaacaacattttgaGATTTTAACACCTAAGATTCACATAAAActataactaaaatataatatatacatatagataGTTATAAGAcagcttaattttttaaaaaaaaaataaaacaagttgaacttaaaatagaatagattatgaaaaaccaaaagaaatttctaagaaacaaaaaagagaatagaATTTTGGATGAACATTTGTTAGGGTAAAAGTTGAAAAGGAAGTGACCTTTTTATCAGAAAACCAAGGTCTGTAGCGCACAGTTGGGCAAAGATTCATCGAGTTCGCGAGTGAATTTACCAATGTCCGAGTCCCACTAAATGGTAACGCCGAATCTTGATCTCCACTGCCACATTTCAATAACAACAACTCAATTCAttcattctatatatatatatagtttttacgtagctttttcttgttttatttagaGTTTGAGGTTGAAACCACGTAGAGTTGGACTTAGCATTTACCTGTAGACCAATACTCGAATTTTAGACTTCACGAGCGCGCCAACAACACCAATCGTCGGCACCAATCTGTTCCTCAAATTATATTTCCATTCtctaaccaaacaaaaaatcagCAATCAAAAACTCAACATCTcacatacaaatttcaaattgaaaaacgTTAATCACAAAAATTACTTCCTAAATCTGCAGATCCTCCATGTCGAAAATCCAATTAGCTTCGCATGGAGAGCTTTCTGAACATCATGTCGATTCAAGTACTTTGCTACAGTATCTCCAGCACAAGGGTCTCGATCTTTCTGTTCAGACTACACGaacaacaatttcaaaatcacacAACCAGAGCAGAAAGCCCTAAAAATCGCATTGCActgataataattaaaaaaaagggaatCACCTGGCCATAGATGAAGGTCTGGAGCAGAGTGAAGCGGACAGGATCAGTGCGATTGAGATCGCCGAACAGGGAGGCGTTGGCGGAGGGACAGGCGTCGCCGGCGGCAACATCGAAATAATCGATGGCGGGAGAGAGTTCTTTGGAGACGTTAGTGGCGACGGAGATGCAGTCGCGAGAGAGGGAATTGGTGATTCCTTCGGTGACGAGACGAGAGGCATTGCAGACGGAAGTGAGAAGGTTGAAGGCGGCGTCGGAGATGAGGGCGTGCGACCACCAGTATTGGCTAAGGGCATTGCCGTCTACTTGGATGTCAAGAAGAGGATTTCCAATCTGCAATCCAAACAACTCCAATCTTTGATTTCATCTTCAGccaatttcatttcttcaatgatcatacaaatttaatataaccaaattgaCAACCGAGATTATTATAAATGAGTTTCTaacatttcaatatattaacAAGTATCAAATGCTCTCTATTCTGGATTCAAACCCTAAattcaaaagaacaaaaacttACAGCTATCCCCTTGAGTTTGAGcttcaaatttgaatgaacAATTAGTTGTGCAAGTAATGGCACAAAGTGTCCTcctataacaataataagaaaggAATTAATAATCACAAATGtgtatttgaattataattagcccaaagtaaaattaaaaatttaccTGCATAAGCTTCTCCAGCAATATATAAATCTCTTTTCTTATATTGAGGAAACTTCTCCAACCAACGTTGTAGGAAGATTAAATtatcttcaactttcaaaaccaaatataaaattattcaaaaaccaaaattcttAGCTTTAATTCGTTCTATAAATTACATATCTCAAACCTGAAATAGCATCCGTTATGTTTgaataaaaagatttattCTTAGAATATGAAAACCCAACTCCAGCCGGCGACTCCACATATAACATATTTGCTTctgcacacacacatatatattacacTTTAATCATTGGTGGATGTGGTAATTGAATATGGTTTTCATACTAAAAATGTAACAATTAAAGTTGTAATTActaagaagaaagagaagtggaAAGTGACCTGTATTCCAACtataatgattttgaattaaaacttcaccattaattttaaatggcCCATGCTCTAGGAAAGCTCCACCTCCAAGTGATGAACACCCAGCCAATGTATCTAATTTCAATACACGATCAACCCAAATATAAGTTCTATCTTCAAACAAGGAATAACCCACTTTTTTATGATTGTatattaatgattttattttccctTTACTAgtcaaaattttttttttctgtacatgttattttattttaattatcatttcatttaccatccattctttttaattattgaattaaaataatttaggtttgcatcaaattttatataaagtgTCTAATAGATTTCTAGATTTTATAACCTACTTTTTCCTATTATGCTTTTGAATAAAAgtaattgttaaaaatataaaaaaactaacaaaatatGTACAATAGTAAGTTTCAGTTAAAATTAATagcaaaaaattcaaaagtgaacaaataaaaataattaaactcaaaatcgAAGAGAAATGGATGTAATAAAACATACacaagagaaattaaattcaaagtgTTAAATTAAAGCCTAAGACTAAGAACTATatacttttcttaaaaaacttGAAATCCCATAATCGCCATGCATATCTCCATGCAGAATCAAAACTTAAGTAGTTCTTTAAACTAAATACCTCCATTGAACCAAAGAACGAGGGGCTTAGAAGAAGGCTTAGACTCAGCTTCaacaaagtaataaaaaagagCTCTTCCTTCCTTCTCATTCACGGTAACATAGCCCCCAAATTGCTCGAAATGTGTTGTCAACATGGGCTGGTTTGGTAAGGATGTGATTCGATCGTGATCTGCCAATTGATTAGCCATGACTAACGACGACCTCAGACCGAGCACGATAGAGAAGGCAATGGCCACCATGGCAACCACCATCCAGGGGTTGGAGCACGATCCCATTTTGCTAGCTAGCtctgtttcttgtttgtttgatgatatataaTGCAATTTATATAGTTGGTTCTTTGGTGTTCTTAAAATGGAAAGAGCATTAGATTGAAATGTGAGTTGATGTATTGATGGAGTTCCATTTTCAGCGTGTAAAATTGAATTGTCATGGTGGGAAATGATGGATTTTTCAGtgtctttgaattttgatctTGGAAgtgttctgttttttgtttggcttttattaacatttttcgcgtttaatatttttgttgatgtaTAATACGTTAAAACGAATGTTTACACGAATTATCGTGTTTTAGGTATATTCAATTGAACGTATAAGAAGTATATATACGTAGCAGAGGTCGAAAGTAAAAAACTAgtataacaatatatataacgatatttttataagtatagtaaaataaattaaaatatttacaaaatattgatagaaatcaATGTCTACTGATATTGATAAAAactaatagaagtttatcaatatttatcataattattagaatgtaaaatttgatacGATAAAACTTGAGTACTCAtagataatatttatttttcaatttcttagtatttttttttataatattaaaattcagGGACTTATGTTtaaatgcttttaaattttcatcatcttttttgttagtttaCTTTTAGGTCATGTTTGCCAAGTCGTAGTAAGAGTCGGTAAATTCGTAATAGAATTTCATTGATATTGATCATCATTCGTAATGAGTTTGgaaatcataaacataattgaattgatttttattacatttacttaaaattacaaaattgtcAAACTTACATGTACCGTTGTCATTACCATTATCGTTTAACCCTAAAGATAGCAATAACAATAATGGTAAACACAATcatatattgtatatttttttattatagatttagaaaaatgtcCCATATAGGTTACTGTTACTACTAAACATAgataaacaacaaatataatcaattgaaatccacatttttttaatgtttgaagAATTATGTTTGATCTCAAGACTAAAAGAGAATTGGGATTTGAATCATAGATGGGAAGTAAATTATAGACAAATTAAGTTCTCATTGGAGATTGAAAAACCAAACCCCCCACTTAAAAATTTGTGGAGTGTGATTGACAACCTCTTCGGATAAAAGAAGACAAGAGTAGGAGGGAGTGGAAAGTTTTAACTTAGCTCATTCAAACTAtgaacatttttcttctttttttccctccatATTCAACTTCATAGTGattataacttttgaaaaagtttatttaaaaaaattaagcaaactttatattatgttttaatCGTTAATCTTCAATTAACTTCACTACAATCTTCACTCTCTTATTACTATTTCAGACACATAAAATTGTATTGTATAATTCTTATCAATACAACGTGCACATCTAGAATTTCCACATGCACCCCTGTTGTAAAGTCTGCCAATTTTTTGTGTGATCTGAAGCCTTGCTCCATGTCTTCCACTTCTTAACTCTTGGGCTTTTGTTATCctgaaaacagaaaataaatggaaaattgtcatggatgactattttagcaacaataattaaggatataacaacatttttaaaaaattgcaaatatagcaaaactatcactgatagatttgtatcgctgatagacttgtatcgctgatagacttcatatggtatatcagtgatagaatttgacaaattttgttatatttgtaaattttttaaaattgtgttatatacttaattaatttgaatttaattgctaaatttgcaactatcccctTGTGTAGTCCTTATAGAATAtgtattttggtgtttttatGGTTGTGATTCTTCTCATTACAGCATGAAACTATTTCATGCCATTGTTGTAACATGTAGTAATTGTAATTATACCTGTTAAAATTGTTAACACTcccaaatagtaaaaaatttgattgaacctttaaatttttacgattttataattttcacaaTTATGTAACTTGAGGTTTAATTTTTGGACTAGCTCATAATTGCAATGCAACTACGAACTGATGGACCTTTTCTCTATGAGATAGAACTTGGTTGAGAATGTGGCTGGTGGTGGTGTGATTGGAACTCGAACGCATTCTCGAAGTTGGCACCAATCCAACGATACAGTGAGCATGATGAAAGGTGGCGTATGTTTGGCTACACTTAGTGCTCTCACCCTTGAAGTGGCTCAATAGTAATTTACACGAATTAATCTCACGATACAATTATGATCTTAATAGTAATTTACACGAATTAATCTCACGATACAACTATGATCTTACAATATTTAGGTATCAGGAAATTggtgaaaatcaatttttagaCAAGTCTACAACTCTGGTCTTACAATATTTAGGTGTCAAGAAACACgtggaaatcaatttttagAGAAATAGTTTTTATGGATTGAACtcattactttttaattagttatctAGACCATGTctcatcttttgttttcaattttatgttttgaaattgatgtATGCTCTCTCTTCAATTCGGTGATAaatctttttcatatatttatatatatatatattttgaagaaaacacatttattgaataatgaggtaattgaaactttattttttaaagttggattattttcaaataataacaaaatgaactaaaatattattatttatttaccgTAATAGTATATTAGGtctattttgatattttgttatatttataaatattaaaaaattatttgtctttgttgattttttgaaaatgtgaaaaaatggataaaaaaattttGTAGGTAAAAATAGGATTTATTagcttaatttaaaaaataaaaataaaaaccaaccCTACGTTTGTAATTTTTAGCTTGTCTATTAACAAACACCAAAAGTCATAATTGAAAtatagtaagaaaaaaaattaaaacataaaacaataaaattaataaagaaattattatcaacttaattattttaagatttaataaaTTCTTTGAAATTGACCTATTATctcaaacttcttttttttatttaattttgtcaatttcatTGTCCATTGactcaacttcttttttttttcttcaaagtaaacataacaagaaaaataaacaaataactaATGATttgaacaataaaatattaaaattgtatcattcaaaaatttgattaataacTGTAATTGTGAGCGTGTGATTCGGCGGACACATATACCCAATCGTAAACTTCAAACGTCTAAttactttcaattatttttctcacaacttttgaagaaaatccTTTTTAAAATTCGAATTCCACTATTCATTTCCGTAATCAATCAATGATGCAATCATCAATCGACTTCCAGCTAACTGAAGTTGATTCTTCTTCgttcttttgttgatttgaacAGCTTCcgaagttttttgttttcttgaattcTTCTTCTGCGCGCAACTGTTTCCTGTTGAGAATCcgttcgttttttttttcttctctcttttactgtttgtttggaaaaaaaaaccctagaTCTTTCTTCGCCTTTCAATGGGGAGTAGGAAGGAAGAGGAGCGCAACGAGAGGATTATTAGAGGCCTTATGAAGCTTCCACCAAATAGGAGATGTATTAACTGTAATGGCCTggtaaattgaaatttttgtctcttttctctttcttgatgttgttgaaaatgatttttcatccaatttttgttcatttctgTCAACTCCAGTTTTTCTTTCGCTTTCTTGAGTACGTTTCAGCTGGAATTTCTTTTGGTGGTGGCTTGTTTTCGCGGAAAGTGACATTGATTGTATGAACGAAGttgttaattttgaatttgaaaatgtattggATGCTTTGAGTGTACCTATTTACATTTATTCATCATACTGCTCCAGTGTTTTAAAGCTGGACGTTCTTTAGAGTTGCATTGTATCATTTCAGCGGTTCGtttcttctttgtttcgtTATATTATATCTTGTTTCTGACCTTTTTCGGACATTTTGATTTACAGGGCCCTCAGTATGTTTGTACAAACTTTTGGACTTTTGTTTGTATGACTTGCAGTGGAATACAGTGAgtatcttcttttctttaacaatGTTTGAGTACGTgatgaatatattttcttttctttcttcagcATGCCTTTGCCTGCGAATATGGAGCTTTAGACACGTTGTAAtgattgaaattatatatattggcGTTTTGACATCTTTTTGGTCATCAATCATTTTAGTTGGTTGgggaattaaaagtttttcCTATTCtgctattttatgtttaacttCGGATGCACACATATCCTCATATGTGCATTAAGTTCACATTTATTTTCACTTGCATATATTCAGCTGATTCGTTCTTGCTATTGATAATCTACTGCCTTTTAaatgcttttctttcattgttgTATTTGACGCTGTTAATGATTTAAGAGTTTTAGTTCATCTATTCTCTGTTTTTTGAACTCTCTGGAATCAAGGGAGTGATagtctttttttgtttttttttaacttatgaTGTTGACAAGGTTGAAAGTTGTCTTCACATCACGATGGAAATGATATATTTGGCATGTCATATAAACATTTCATATAAGTATTACTCTATTATTGTGCCAGAAAGAATGAGTGACATTCTTGTATCTGATTAAgcatgttattataattaaattctttcaattttcttaatgtTTTGAGCTCTCTTATTGAGTAAGATTGAATGTTAGCAAAAGTTATTTGAATACATGTTTGAATCTTGTAGAGtaagatgattttttttattattcctgtatgtaattttcttaaaacttttgttttctacCTTCATTGTGTAAAGTCGCGAGTTTACTCATCGAGTTAAGTCAGTATCGATGGCCAAGTTTAGTTTCCAAGAAGTTGAAGCACTTCAAAATGGTGGGAACCaggtaattgaaaaaatgttgttttccttcttttgCACGGATGTTCTTtccctttatttattattattattatttttaaatatctttctAGCGAGCAAGGGAAATCTATTTAAAGGATTGGGACTTCCAAAGACAACGATTGCCAGTTAACAGgtacaataatttttcatttgtttctaaaattgtgaacttttgattttAGACTAAAGAGCTTACATGATATATATTCCATCTTGCAGCAATGTCGAGAAAATTCGGGAATTTATAAAGAATGTATATGTTGATAGAAAATATGCTGGTGGAAGAACATCCGAGAAGCCTCCTAGAGACATGCAGGTACTTTCATGATCCAATGCTTTCAGACTTTTTATGTGCTCTACTGATAAGTGATAATTATGGATAagtgtgttattttattttatggtgGAAGAGGGGTTGATCGGTCTGGAGGTGTTCTTTGAGATAATGTAAGGTTTAATACTCCCTTATGGGCGGTGGCCTAACTCCTAAGGCCTTTTGTGGTTATCAGTTATGTGTTATTCTTTTGGACTGGAACTGGAAGTGCTTTTGATAGGTTCGGTTTCTTTCATGTCggctttttgtttatttatttttatttcttaatgaAACTTTGGTTTCTTACTAAAAAAAAGCTGGTGCAAGAGGgaaattaaaatggttaaaaatgcAGAAAGTTTTTTCTGTTATGCACTTGAATTACTTGTGGGAACTcttttccttaattttttttcttcattgtaTTAAGGATTAAGGATTTCTTTTTGCACAGCCCGTGTACATATGCCCTGAATCAGTCACTTTCTTCTTAgctcattttaattttcagtTTTCTCTTGCAGAGTATAAGAATCCATGAAGATGAAACCAGACGAGCCAGTTCTTATCATTCTTACTCCCAAAGTCCACCTTATGATTATCAATATGAAGATAGGAAATATGGAAAACAAGCTGCTTCACTTACCAGGAAACCTGGTTCAGATCGAGGTCGATATGAGGGGAAAGTGTCTGGTTCAGTCTTTAGTCCTGGCCGCTTAAGTGACCAAACATATGATGACAGGTTTGTTAATGAGGGATATGCCTCGAGGGTTTCAGACTTTTCAGTCTCTAGTGGAGGTGATCCTTTCAGATCTGGTGCTCATTCACCAAATTTTCAGAAGGACTCCGGATTTAGTAGTCCACCTTTTCACTGTGCTAGAGATATGCTTAACGAAGATACAAGACATCAAATAAGTAGCATGTCCGCTGAGGCAAATGGCCACAGGGATGCATATGGAATCTCACGGCCAcaggtatttttaaaattaacctttttgaaaaaatttaagtaGGTGTCTTATGCTGGCTTTCATGATACTGATTCATCTttgcaacattttttttcctgcATCAAATTAGACACTTGGCATATAAGGTGAGGAATCCACAATGTGATGTAGAATAGAAATGTTTAGTTTATGTAACTTATTGATCAAGTTTAGAAAGATGTGCCAGtgaaatcttttatttatcttagACAGTTAAATATAAACCCCTTCGAtatctatttctatttttatcattGCGGCTTAAAGCTGGGCATAGCATTGAAAGCCCCAAAAGATATGGATGCAGTGAATGTACACATCAGAATAGGGGTAGAGATGCTCAAATATGTCTTTGCTTGCACGATGTTTATAGTAGATGCATCATTGAGTTTTAAGGCAAGAAGAAGGTGCCTCAAATGTTCCTAAAGGAATTAATTTCCCTGCGTGCCAAATAactttaaaacaataaagtaAAGAGTGACATTGACAAGAGAAGATGGCTAGGAGTGAACAAGGAATACTGAGTGTGTTGTGATTCAGAACTGGTGCTTCTTTTGAGTTGTGATTTCCTTCAATATCTTGAAGTGATTTAATGCTTCTCTTTGATGatgattattattactactactactatGATTATTACTTGCATTACTACTATctctgttttaattttatgtccATGTTGTTGACTATCAAATTATTCTGATGtctctcaatttaatttttatttttcttagagAACAATGTCTTCAGGTAGCTTTGGTTCAATTGACAGTAACTCTACCTCTCTGAAGTCATATAATTCAGCTGGCTTAACGGATGGTGTGTTGGAACCTGAGCCAATTGCACACAACAATCTAGATAAGATGCCTAGTTCACAGCAGTCATCTGTTCCTGGAGTTTCCAttagtttaagtttttttgaAGAACCATTTGCACCAAAACCTGTCTCCTCTGCAACTTCATCTGTTGACTTGTTCCAGTCACAGGCATCATTGCCTGCTCCACCAGTGGATTTGTTTCAGTTGTCATCTGCATCACCATCCTTTTGTGAAAATCAACCTCAACAGCGGTCACCACCACCTCAATCCCTGCAATTTTTTCCTGAGACTAATCCACAGCATCCAGCAACATTGGATAAAATGCCATTAGAGTCAGCAGTCCCCAAAAATGAAGGATGGGCCACGTTTGATTCACCTCAGACAACATCATCTGTTCATAGTTCCGTTAATGTTAATGCTGTCAAGAATCCCTCCAATGTAGGTGCTTTTGGAAAGCTTGTTCCTCCTAATGAAGGTGCTTTAGGAAAGTTCGATCCTTTAGTATCTTCTAGTGCTGTTGTCCAGTGGCCACCCACTCCAAATTACATCGCTCATGATCCGTCTTTATTAGCAAGTAGTCAATGGCATAATAATTTGCCTAATGCTCAAGTTCCAGCTGAAGTGACAAGCACTGATGTAAGCAGAATTTTCTTGAATCTTGACAAGAATACTCCTGATGTACTAGGTTCATGATgcaatttatatttaatattatgcTGTAAATGGAAAGAAACTTAATTGTCTTGTATCTCTTGTTGATAAGGCGTCTTGGAATGCATTTGAAGATGCCATCACAGATCTCTCCCTACAGCGTGGTAAGCAAAATACCGAGCGTCAAGTTCCAGTTCAAGAGTTCCTGCCTTCTTCCGATGGACATTTGTTTTTTGGAGTTACAGAGGTATATAAAACTGTTGTACCATGCTAAATATGTCTGCATATGTTCTCATTCATGAGTTTatgattcaattttataacCCAAATGTTCTTTGCAGGGAGAGAGAGGTACACAGATGACCAGTGGTAAATCGACAAACCCATTTGACCTTCCATATGATCCAGATATGGAGCAAACAAATATGGTATGATTTTTCTCTGATATCATGGATCCATATAATATTGGACTGAGGATTAAGAAGACGAactcttaaataaaataatctctGTATTATTGGCTTGTATGAAGTTTTAACCATGTTAACATCCTCTTTAATATAGGTAAAGCCTACTTATATTCTTGAACATAAAACGTTATtacttgaagaaaataataagtttgCTTTGTCGATACACCTTCTATACCAAATATAACCGTTATGATCTTAGACATAGATGTAGAGGTTGTCAAGCTGATTCGCCTATAGTCACTTATTCTGGTTGCATTGCTCTTCTTAGGAGAAATGGATGTTGGACTCATTTGCACCTATTGATCCTTTCTCAAAAATGTCTTCAAATATCTTCACAAACCAGATTTAATCCGCTAGCTACTTTATGTTCCGATCTTCATGGAGTCTGTTATATGCAAAGTGTGTTGGGTATTCTGTATAAGCAGATTAATTCAATCAGTGATGATGAATTAACATCTTTTTTGCGAACTTTTCTCTACCTTCTGAACTTTTGCACCTTATTATTTCTCTTGGTTGTCTCTAGAAAGAAACCTgaaaaacttctttttcttatttgggCAATATAGGAGTTATTTAACCGATCACTTCATAATTCTGGatgcttttcctttttatttaatctatgCATAGTCGATAAACATCTTTGGTTTGACACGTGGATGATCTAATCACAGTAATTCTCACTACATAATTCTGGatgcttttcctttttatttaatctatgCATAGTCAATAAACATCTTTGGTTTGACACATGGATGATCTATTCACAGTAATTCTctacttttttgtattttgtagtttttggACATGAGCTCTTTGCAGTCTGCTCTCCCTAATGCACAATTACCATCCTCCTTAGTTGGTGGTTCTCAACCATGGTTTTCTCAAAATCCAGCACCATTTATTCCAACTGCAGGACAAGGTAAGCAGCTCCTTCGCTccgacaagaaaaaaaaaaaaaaaactactctGTAAAATAAAGCTTGttatcttataaaaaaaaggtagttttccattatttgttttattttacatattttttatgcttaattttatttacgtTTATGATCCTCTAAGGGTTTAAAAAAGTACGCCATAAAAACTCTTTAACCCTTCGAGACTCTTCAATTCTTAATCAGTATTACTCTCTAATAAATCTATTCTCTTGCTACCCTGTAGACATTGCTAACACAAACCACATAAGCCTCTGCATCATTTCTCTACTTTTACGTTTTCAtctgttttttatttgtcgatttcataatatatatacttttgtgGAAAGACTTGCTAAATCTCTAccttattattgtttttaattacaGGTGGCTTATCACTCATGGCTGGGCAAGCACCAGGCTCTCAAATATCGTAAGTTCTGCTAAGCGTTATACACTTATTGTTAGATGGTGAAAATGGGCTATTTTTAATCACTACCATTTTACTGTTTCtcaagaaaaatgtttatatgcCAAAAGAACTTATTCATCCCAAATTCCGATCATGTGAAAAGTTGTTGGCTGGCTGAAAACAGATTTGAACTCAGGATTGTTCTATAGGTTATAACTAAGTGGTTTGTTACGGacatattatttgaatttctgagttgttaatttagtttaaaaaatatgttttatatgattttttgtgAAGGGCTGACTCATTTTTTTGTCGTGGTTTGCTACAACTTGTCAAtgtattaaattaacaaaacacAGTGATCGTATTGTACTCTGCTGTCACATTGTtcttttgtttagtttaattaatcatatctATATCATCAAGAAGGTtccttattatttatttatgtgaaaACTCACTATACATGTGCCTACAGTATTTGGAATTGCTACAAAGAATCGTCTTGTTTGATAATGAATTTCGTTTTAACCATTGGTTACTTGTTTGTTTGTCCATTTTATAGGAACATTACTCCACCGGAATCTGTTGCTTCGATCGGAGGGAATCCTTTTGCTTAAGGATTACggttatttcattttcaatatagaTGTAGTATTTTCAATTCCCCTTAGTATAGAAGATTTTCGATGCACCATTATCATCCATTAGTTTTATGTATGaacttcaaattattattattattattgtctcTTTATGCAATCTGTCTTTCATTCAAATTATgctgcaattttttaaatgtcatttgTAATCACGGACGGATTTTGAATAGGTCTGGAGGGTCTAAGTTTTCCTTCACTTtatcctatttttaaaaatagcaaattttct of the Cucumis sativus cultivar 9930 chromosome 3, Cucumber_9930_V3, whole genome shotgun sequence genome contains:
- the LOC101211965 gene encoding serine carboxypeptidase-like 45 codes for the protein MGSCSNPWMVVAMVAIAFSIVLGLRSSLVMANQLADHDRITSLPNQPMLTTHFEQFGGYVTVNEKEGRALFYYFVEAESKPSSKPLVLWFNGDTLAGCSSLGGGAFLEHGPFKINGEVLIQNHYSWNTEANMLYVESPAGVGFSYSKNKSFYSNITDAISVEDNLIFLQRWLEKFPQYKKRDLYIAGEAYAGGHFVPLLAQLIVHSNLKLKLKGIAIGNPLLDIQVDGNALSQYWWSHALISDAAFNLLTSVCNASRLVTEGITNSLSRDCISVATNVSKELSPAIDYFDVAAGDACPSANASLFGDLNRTDPVRFTLLQTFIYGQSEQKDRDPCAGDTVAKYLNRHDVQKALHAKLIGFSTWRICRFRKEWKYNLRNRLVPTIGVVGALVKSKIRVLVYSGDQDSALPFSGTRTLVNSLANSMNLCPTVRYRPWFSDKKVGGWTEEYGKFLTYAIVRGASQKTAQIQPKRSLQLFKSFLAGKPLPEA
- the LOC101212205 gene encoding probable ADP-ribosylation factor GTPase-activating protein AGD14 — protein: MGSRKEEERNERIIRGLMKLPPNRRCINCNGLGPQYVCTNFWTFVCMTCSGIHREFTHRVKSVSMAKFSFQEVEALQNGGNQRAREIYLKDWDFQRQRLPVNSNVEKIREFIKNVYVDRKYAGGRTSEKPPRDMQSIRIHEDETRRASSYHSYSQSPPYDYQYEDRKYGKQAASLTRKPGSDRGRYEGKVSGSVFSPGRLSDQTYDDRFVNEGYASRVSDFSVSSGGDPFRSGAHSPNFQKDSGFSSPPFHCARDMLNEDTRHQISSMSAEANGHRDAYGISRPQRTMSSGSFGSIDSNSTSLKSYNSAGLTDGVLEPEPIAHNNLDKMPSSQQSSVPGVSISLSFFEEPFAPKPVSSATSSVDLFQSQASLPAPPVDLFQLSSASPSFCENQPQQRSPPPQSLQFFPETNPQHPATLDKMPLESAVPKNEGWATFDSPQTTSSVHSSVNVNAVKNPSNVGAFGKLVPPNEGALGKFDPLVSSSAVVQWPPTPNYIAHDPSLLASSQWHNNLPNAQVPAEVTSTDASWNAFEDAITDLSLQRGKQNTERQVPVQEFLPSSDGHLFFGVTEGERGTQMTSGKSTNPFDLPYDPDMEQTNMFLDMSSLQSALPNAQLPSSLVGGSQPWFSQNPAPFIPTAGQGGLSLMAGQAPGSQISNITPPESVASIGGNPFA